In Gossypium arboreum isolate Shixiya-1 chromosome 5, ASM2569848v2, whole genome shotgun sequence, a single genomic region encodes these proteins:
- the LOC108452290 gene encoding PTI1-like tyrosine-protein kinase 1: MENKFNQGGLVAHIPPPPGYFVQLENPDGLFLKKRTRMRRWLCCSCQVEENYQSRENEHLKCTSDGHQKNSKVVSPIKPEERKSSSLIEVPALSLEELKEKTDNFGSNALIGEGSYGRVYYANLNDGKTLAVKKLDVSAEPEPNVEFLTQVSMVSRLKHENFVELQGYCIDGNIRLLAYEFATMGSLHDVLHGRKGVQGAQPGPVLDWMQRVRIAIDAARGLEYLHEMVQPSVIHRDVRSSNVLIFEEFKAKIADFNISNQSPDMAARLHSTRVLGTFGYHAPEYAMTGQLTQKSDVYSFGVVLLELLTGRKPVDHTMPRGQQSLVTWATPRLSEDKVKECVDPNLKGEYPPKGVAKLAAVAALCVQYEAEFRPNMGIVVKALQPLLKAQTPAASPTSET, from the exons ATGGAAAACAAGTTTAATCAGGGTGGCTTGGTG GCACATATACCTCCTCCCCCTGGCTACTTTGTGCAACTAGAAAATCCCGACGGTCTGTTTTTGAAGAAAAGAACGAGGATGCGTCGGTGGCTTTGCTGTTCGTGTCAGGTCGAGGAGAATTACCAATCGCGTGAAAACGAGCATTTGAAATGTACTTCAGATG GACATCAAAAGAACTCAAAGGTGGTTTCTCCTATCAAACCCGAAGAGCGAAAATCGTCGTCACTTATTGAAGTGCCTGCATTATCATTGGAAGAACTGAAAGAAAAGACTGACAATTTCGGATCAAATGCTTTAATTGGGGAGGGTTCCTATGGAAGAGTTTATTATGCAAACTTGAATGATGGAAAAACTTTGGCTGTTAAAAAGCTTGATGTTTCCGCTGAGCCTGAGCCCAATGTAGAGTTTTTAACCCAG GTTTCCATGGTTTCAAGATTGAAGCATGAAAATTTTGTCGAGTTGCAAGGTTACTGCATTGATGGAAATATCCGTCTGCTTGCATATGAGTTTGCAACAATGGGATCATTACATGACGTATTACATG GAAGGAAGGGAGTTCAAGGGGCGCAACCAGGTCCGGTGCTTGACTGGATGCAGCGGGTAAGGATTGCCATTGATGCGGCAAGGGGGTTGGAGTACTTGCATGAGATGGTTCAACCCTCTGTTATACACAGAGATGTAAGATCAAGTAATGTGCTTATCTTTGAAGAATTCAAAGCCAAGATTGCAGATTTTAACATCTCAAATCAGTCTCCGGACATGGCAGCTCGTCTTCATTCTACTCGAGTTTTGGGGACATTTGGCTATCATGCTCCAGA GTATGCAATGACGGGACAGTTAACACAGAAGAGTGATGTTTATAGCTTTGGGGTTGTTCTTCTAGAGCTTCTAACTGGGAGGAAACCGGTTGACCACACAATGCCTCGTGGACAGCAGAGTCTTGTTACCTGG GCTACTCCAAGACTGAGTGAAGATAAAGTTAAAGAATGTGTGGATCCAAACCTGAAGGGAGAGTATCCTCCTAAAGGAGTTGCCAAG TTGGCGGCTGTAGCTGCATTGTGTGTACAGTACGAAGCTGAGTTCCGTCCCAACATGGGCATCGTTGTTAAGGCTCTCCAACCATTATTGAAGGCTCAAACACCAGCAGCATCCCCAACATCAGAGACTTGA